The Daphnia pulicaria isolate SC F1-1A chromosome 12, SC_F0-13Bv2, whole genome shotgun sequence genome segment CCCTTCCAGCCAAATTTTACGAACTATCGACTAATAAATATTGCCGGCCACACCCTCCAGTTCAGTGTGCAGTGCAGTGCAGTGTCGAGTGCGGTGCGAGTGGgtgatgaaaaacaaaataataaaaaatccaataaatTTCCCCCATcacaaactttttcttttggagtgCAGCcattcccccctcccccgtTCCTACTACACacacgtgtgtgtgtagtagtagtatagctGCGTGAATATTAAGTAtccaaggagaagaaaaagttgcgaGCGAGAAGTCATAAAAAGTTATGGCATGGGCGGCAATAGCGTAGGTAGTAGCCCAGCACAGTGGAGGTTAACGAGTCTCAATCAAAAGGTTCGTCTGCACAGTCCGAATCCATCTCtccggaagaaaaataaaataaaaaataaaaaataaaaagagtctATCAAATGTAGTTTATAACTCTATTCAAGActggcgggaaattcaaaaaatggaaaaaagttttttttacctggatgCGATCCGACGACGGGCTGAGTCCGACGGGACGGGTTCTCGGAATCGGAAATGGATtgagcatcttcttcttcatcatcttccacgtcgtcgttttccttttctttgggTTGGATTTTCTCTTTGCTCCTCCTTCCACCGACTCCGCCCAATTGATCGACGTCGACATCATCGTCGTAATCAACGTCATCCCGGCTGCTGATGCCGGCCCAGTTATCGACAGTTTGAGCGGCCTGCCGCCTAATTCCGCTGCTGGAAGAACTGCCACCACCgaggccgtcgtcgtcgtctttggCCGGATGGCGAATAACCCACTTGGCCCGGCCTTCGACAAGGACATCGCCGCCCTTGCGGAGTCCACCCACTCGGCTGACGCACGTCAACTCCAACTGATCGGATGAGCCCGTCACCGAGTGCTGGGCGCCCAGCGGCGACAGGAAAAGATGCGGCTGCAGCTTGAAGCGAAGTCCCAGCTGGGCGCTGTACAGCAACCGGGCCGGGCCGGAATAACCCGACGCCACCGACGCCGAAGATGTCGTGTCGCTTTTAATGAGCACTGGATCGTAGGGTTCGATCATGGATGATGGAACCTGGGAACACATTACCCAATCAAAACACACACGtcacttctttttcatttttattttttgggaaataaaatagaaaaaagttggaagcaATCAATCAAACTCGTTTGAATTCCTACCCACCCACAACCCACTCGTCTTATACATATCAAAAAGGGAGTGGGAATTTTCAGGAGGGGTACGCCATCAGCTAATCCCGCCCTATTTAGATCCCACCGCCCGGACGGGAGGGCTTTCAACCAAAGGCAGCCGGAATTAATGACAGGAGTAAAGGAGCTGAAGGGGCGCGTGTCTTGACAGGAGCTCATTCATCATCAAccaccgggaaaaaaaaatttaaaattttctcccaagaaaaaaacatattgACATTGATTAGGAGTACGGCGGGATTCGTCATATTATGGAAATCAGGacagcgggaaatttgaaaaaatgaaattatagtTTTCTAATATTACCGGTTGGCCGTTGAGGAGCCAGGAGAGTTGACTAGCCGGGCGGGTGCCGTTCATAGAGCACTTGAAATGGAAGACGTCGTCGTACTCCCAATCGAGCCGGCCCTGCAACCAGCTGATAATCGGATTCTCGCTTGTCACTTCTGTGCGTGCGTGTGTCAAAATGGcgccaaaatttgaattaaaaacacaaaaaaaaaatttaaaatcatcaAAATATAATCACGACGTCTACTCtaataaaagtgaaaaaagaaaagaataatccGCCATGTTGGATTTTAAATTCTagcgggaaaataaaaatgtttgaatttgaataatcGACTTACCGACGACGGAGAGATTAGCCTCTTCGTAATCCGTGTCGAAGTAAGGAGCCTCCGTTGAGACTTCGCATTTGTAAACGCCTTCGGCTGCCGCTGTCACGTTCCTCAGCAGGACCCTGCCGGCCAGCGGAGCTGCGAACAACCGGCTGCGAGTTTCCTCCTGCGCTTTCATCCATCAGCAGACAAAAATcaacacaacaaacaaacattcgTCAATTTCCAGACGAATTCGGTATTAGATGTTGTATAGAAAGAGCGGCAACTTTGGATTTCCGATGGATTATTCAACAAATGTGCCGAGTCAGCAGagattcttcttcattccacTCACAAAGTTTTTCGGGAGCTAAAAGTAGAAACGAATTGGGATaaacaaacaggaaaaaaagacgGATCGATCCTGTCTCGTCTGGTGGCCGGATtcccaacgaaaaaaaaattaatttcatttccaactcttCGCACTTCGGCaaggattttttgttgttgtaacgAATATACGACACACACGGTGTGACACCTCCCATCCcccttttgaaaagaaatcacTGAAATCCCGAAACTTTGATTTTTGcgggatttttttattcccgcaGGATCggatttgattttattcctGCAGGAtcggatcttttttttccctcatgTGAATGGATCTAAGACTATAtacataatataatatatgtgtaacacacacaagagagtcCCTGATGATTTCGCTGATTTCATTGGATGGCGGGAATAGATTTATATATTAGATCCTATCGGAGCGAGCGCGcgctattcaaaaaaaaaatgaaatcaaaagagaaatggaTGAATAACTTGCATGGTGAATGGTGATGCTGGACCAGGGGAAAGTCTGGACGGGCGGCACTTCTTTCAGGATGAACCGATAGAATTCTGTGGTCCGTCGGTGCGTGACGGGCGTCGACAAATCGTCGCCAAAACGGGTcgcgggagaagaaaaaagagaaacaaattcgTCATCAAATAATTGATTATGATTTGTGTCTgtgtatgggggggggggggggtgaaacGCTTACCGTGCGATCCTTTGTACCATTTGAGGGCGTACAAGGAGCTGCCCTCCAGATCGTAATGACACTGAAGAAGGGCGTCCCGGCCGGCCACCACCTCCGACGGCACCACGACGCCAATGATCCGCAGCGCTAACGAACCTATTCATCATATCCGGCCATCATAAAAACCCCACATCCATCCGATGTATAATTCATCCATCCataagaaaaagtagaaatgtCTTGATTACTATTTCatttcgttattattattatgattatttggGGGTTTAGCTCTACACCGCCGGCCGGCCGGCAgacaaattaataaatcggTAGAGCAACTTGTGTTCCGCAACATGCCCATCCATTCGTCATCCGTCACAGCCAAAGAGAAGagatcaaaaataaaaggataaGGAAACATCTGCTGGATATCTCTGTCTGCCTGTATAGCATTTGTCTATATTACGTGGCCTTTGATTGTGTCGTGAcacgagataaaaataaaggtCTTTCTCACGGTTTACTGCCCACCCATGATGGCCGGCTATGGGGGTGGGTCTTTAACTTGTCTCACAAAACTTGCGTCACACggaaaatctaaaaagaatCAATGTTTGATTTATTCTTACCGTGAAAGAGAAGCTGCAAAACTGATAGGTAGAAAATCAACAACATCCTTCCAGCCAGCGAACCAAAGTTGATTTTCTTCGATCCGCCACCACCAGCAGAACAAACTGTGACGAAATTCCGGTTAGATATTATTCACCAGGAGAATAGCGGCAGGAGCACTTTGTGAATCCGAACGACGATGCTGCGGGCAAAGTGATTGTCGGAACTCGTTGGTCCGACCATTGAAGTCGCACAaagtcgatcgaaaaaaatgttaaaaaataaaaaagatcaaaATCCTTCGCTTCGatatgggaaaaagaaaataaaggaagaaacgaaattgaatttcgcgcgctgctgctgctgggggggTCTCTAATGCTCTTTTGCGTACCTCACCAGCTGGCCCGGTTCACTTTCACTCTCATCGAAAaatatctctttctctctattaTAGAGCCGATATCTATGACACAGTCTGGTCGGGTTTCCACGTTGTGAtggaaatagaataaaattggaacgaaAAAGTTGCGGGTGTTTTGCGGGAGTGTAGGACACGACGGGCAAGAGCAAAGGGGAGGGGAGCGGCCAAATGGAAATGACACTTTTGGAAGAGAGCGAAGTTTAGTCGAGTGTGAAGAGCAGCTGACGACGTAAACCAACCAGCCGGGA includes the following:
- the LOC124316326 gene encoding uncharacterized protein LOC124316326 gives rise to the protein MLLIFYLSVLQLLFHGSLALRIIGVVVPSEVVAGRDALLQCHYDLEGSSLYALKWYKGSHEFYRFILKEVPPVQTFPWSSITIHHEETRSRLFAAPLAGRVLLRNVTAAAEGVYKCEVSTEAPYFDTDYEEANLSVVEVTSENPIISWLQGRLDWEYDDVFHFKCSMNGTRPASQLSWLLNGQPVPSSMIEPYDPVLIKSDTTSSASVASGYSGPARLLYSAQLGLRFKLQPHLFLSPLGAQHSVTGSSDQLELTCVSRVGGLRKGGDVLVEGRAKWVIRHPAKDDDDGLGGGSSSSSGIRRQAAQTVDNWAGISSRDDVDYDDDVDVDQLGGVGGRRSKEKIQPKEKENDDVEDDEEEDAQSISDSENPSRRTQPVVGSHPGRVNNKSSAINSSNKTTGGPAALVGFQHVFLLSAGSLTILILRSVAVGF